ccggctcacctgacaatttcattacaattatttaatataattgactcaatacatgCTTAAAAATAAGCAAAGAAACCCTAAGTCGTGCAAAAAATCCAATAGAGtttttcctatacctaggacctacccaacctacacaATAGTTTAAATAATACTTATAAAATCATACATCTCAACATatatctcatcaatatcatatgacccctcctaggccctccaaaCTATGCAATAGTCACAAATTTGAAAAAGTACGTTTTAGCTCCTAAAACAGATATTCTGCAAAAATCACTCAAATgaattctaaaaattctaaaattttgccccgcagtaCTCAACAATATTATAAAGCAATtgtaaaaagaattataattttctaataacccctaaatatgttatgaatttttattctaaacccgaCACTAAATAACTGAATAAACTTtgggttcaggtttacctatacCAATTGTAACGCTTGAAATGCGTCTGAGGTATCtgcaaatggtggggtagcctataactttGATCCGATTTCAAAATAGTTctagcagcttatctgctcgacCCAAAATTGTAAATCTGGGCGACGATCGTATTTCCACGAAACGAAAGTACCTACGTGAAGTCCACAATAACAGtgttagactaaaatatttacatataaaataattatttgaaaattagggatatTACATTGTGTTTTATACTTAGAGATACATTAGCCTtaaataattatagaaattatatttaaaattaatatctcaCTCTATAAGTTGAACGCTCACTTCCATTTAACTATTTTTTCTCAGGTGACAGAAGGGTTATTTGGGATTAACTTACTTCCTTTCTCGCAGGTTTACTAGTAGCCTTTTAATTTTGTTTTCCTTTTTCTTGTTTTTAATCTAGAATCTCCGCTGTGCTATAAATGTTTTAATCTTGTTTGGACTGTAATAATTCATTTCCTTTGAagttgtaaacttattatatggacATGTGAGATGTGTGaaatggatatatatatatatactctggATGAGGGAGATAAgctcccatttaattattttgtctgcttgaggattgtgagggtgagctgagctccccaaattgaaaTAATTTgtgattacaggtcgggtgaaTTGAGATCTCCCTATTGGATAGTCTAATTTATAATCAGATTCTAcccatttattttcttaaaattggttatgagcttTATGATTTGGTTAGGAATAGTTAAGTGAAaatagtaggagatagaattatactagtaaagctagtactagaagaatAAACAATAAACGTAGTTAgtacttatgccccacaaataagaCTAAATAGTAAGAGTAaataaaggttttgggaagatatggatgatttaatgcaaagcataccaaatgaagagaatatttttattggtggagatttgaacgaacatgtaggaagtgataggcaaggctatgagaatgttcatggaggttttgattttggcagtcgaaatgagaagggaaaaagcatcatggattttgctatggcatacgacctaatactagcaaatatctactttataaaaagagagttacatttagtgactttcaaaagtgggcaacatagaagccaaatcgatttcctcttaaccaggaagacaaatagagctctatgcaaggattgcaaggtcattccaggagaggctttaacaagtcaatatcggttagtggtcttggatgtcaagtttaggaacaattcaagtaaggtcagaagaaatagtgtagctccaacaaagtggtgggagttcaaaggagtaaagcaagtgaagttcaaaaatgagcttctcgagtccgaagcatggaagctgaatatggaggccaatgatatgtggatacagatggcatcaaaaattaaagaagtagctaaaaaagtacttggagagtctaaaggacatggaccacccttaaaagagagatggtggtggaatgaggaagtacaaaaggcattgaagagaaaaaaagaatggtataagaaattacctaaatgtgataataatgaggcatatgaacagtacaatatagcaaagaaagaggcaaaaaaggcagctagtcaagcaagagcacaggcctttgaaaagttatatgagaaatttggaactaaagaaggggagaaatatatttatagattagcaaggaggagagaaaggaaatgtcaagatcacaatcaagttaggtgcattaaagacaaagaaggaaaagtgttggtgaaagatgaggacattaaagaaagatggagaaattattttaatgatctatttaataatagtcaaattgGTAATAGCGtggatatagactatagaacgataaaaaagaatgtgaattatactagaaggattagatatttataagtaaataaagcacttaagagaatgaaagtgggtaaagcctataGACCCGATAGAAtatcaattgaagtgtgaaagtgtttgggagatataggagtgatatggttaactaaattatttaataagattctaaactcaaagaaaatgcctgataaatggaggaggagtattttagtacctatttttaaaaataaagaagacatacagagttgctcgaactataggggaattaaactcatgagccatactttgAAGTTgtagagcatcgactacgtcgtgatacttctatctctctcaatcaatttggcttcatgcccggttgttcaactatggaagcgatctttctcattaaaagcttgatggagaaatatagagatgtgaagaaagatctacacagggtttttattgatttagaaaaggctaatgatagtgttctaagagatgtcctatggagtgtgttagaacaaaagagggtatctattaggtacatacaagtattgaaagatatgtatgaaggagcaactactattgtgcgcacagtgggaggggacacaagaaattttcctatctcaattggattacaccaaggatcagctataaacccttacctttttacattagttttagatgaattgacgaaacatatataagagagtattccttagtgcatgatggttgtggatgatattgttctaatagattagacgcgagaaggagttagTACAAAGCTAAAGTTTTGGAGAAATACTCttaagtcaaagggctttaagttaagtagaacgaagacataatacatgcattgcaagttcagtaaaagccaaactggtgatagggaatgagttagtttggatggagtggtactgtcccaaagtaatcactttaaatatctcggctcagtccttcaattagatgggggatgtgaggaggatgttagtcataggattaaagctggatggttgaagtggagacgtgccacgagagttttatgtgatcacaagattcccaataagttgaaagggaaattttaccgtacagccatacgaccgactatgttatatgatagtgagtgttgggcattgaaagagtcgtatgcgtctaagataaaagttatagagatgagaatgttaaggtggataaaTGACcatactagactggataaattccgtaataagagtattagagaaaaggtaggagtggtgccaattgaggataagttgagagaatggagattgaggtagtttggtcatgtgaagcgtagacctatggagactccagttagataagtagagcacattaggttagaggatagaaagaaaaaaatgggtagacctaaattgatttgaaggagagtagtacaacatgaactataagcattacaaatttctaaggatttaacccaaaatcgtttagagtggagaaagcgaatccatatagttgaccctaaatttttgggataaaggcttaattgagttgagttgaattaaattattttcttttcaattttattttttattttattaaatacaataaatatttatataattttttaaaattaataagctAAAATAATTAAGTGAGACAAAAgataatttaatcaattattaatatgtttttattaaaatgagattatataattattttattgataattgTGTAAAATTCAAATgtgataaatataaatataagatGGAGCAGTCACTGGTGTCATATGTGCATATCATGTTagtattaaaacctaatttataaggttgataaatttataattttttttttctcattaattgattaaatttagTATGATGGGTTTGTTAGTAAATCTATTGATAAAATTGAAAACTCATCAATTTTGACTTTCAATTTTTTTGATTAGACTACATTGAATAAGATAGCTGGTGCAAATTCATATGCAAGGTGAGTAAGCATCTTGATTATTAATTAAGGTTAGTTGAACCAAAGTACCAAACATTTATGATTCACTTGAAATTCAAGAAGCTAGAAAAAGCTAGTGGTGAAATTGGTCCAAATTGCATTTTACTAATTGCACTGCACCAATACACAGTTGAATTTATGGAACAACCACGTCTGCATCAAGCTTTAGGATTTGCAATTTTTCTGTTACATTTTATTCTCATTACCATCTGAACCAAACGGTCCCACCTGTAAATTGAGCCCCATCATTACTATATTCTTTTTCTAATCTGTTCAGCATTATTGTGTGCATCATGAATTCAAGTTTACTTTTTGCGGATACAGttattaaatgaatttttaaatttaatatttattacaaatttcataTACAACCAATTAATGGTCatcaataataaattttaaggTCTGCATTGATCAATAGGATTCAAGATTTTGGAGAATCAAATTGGCACTCTAGGGTGTCAtctgatttttattttaattaaattcaatagttatttttaaaaaaaaaaattaaagttttctCAAAATCAAAGTAATTGATTTCTGTTTGATTCAATGCTATTTTCGGTCAATCTAAATTTGATCAGTTCTGGTTTCGAACTAACTCTCAGCAAGATTTAGAATTAGTAAATTCATTATCTTTGTCATATACACAGTTAATTGATGATACATGAATAGATATTTAATTTAAGAGCGACCAATTAAGGCTTTCTAAAGGAGCATGCAAGGATTGGTAGCCAGAGCTATTATTATTTCCCTGTAGGCTTTTGAGAGCGAATATTTCTCTCAAAGTTCATCTTGCTATTCGTCTCTCAAGACCGTTGAGTTTTTCAGTTTTCAAAGGCTCCCTTGTCCTTTAAGGCAAGGGAAGATGCTTGTTCTAGTCTAACTGAGGTCTATCCCCCTCTCAACTGGGCTAGAAGTGTATAGTCCTTAGTTAGTTCGTGTTCTTGCAGGTGTGGATGAAAATGGGAGAGTTTCCAGTGAAGACCTGCTAAAATGGATATGTGTTTTGCTGTCTGTTTGGGTGCCACTGAATATAGAGGGTCTCTTGCATGTTTGATGGAAGTAACTTTAGGTCCTTGTGCCAACCGGATCTAGTAGCTGCCGACCCCCATCTGGCTACACGCGATTGAGACGCCAAGAGCTCTGCCTCATCCCCTGTGAACGGTCGTCGGCGATGGCTATGCTTTCTAGTTTTCGAGGTCCAGTGTATGGCGGAGATGAAGCTCCAATTGGGACTACAAAGAAAGAGGCAGGCTCCAGCTACTGAATCCTTTGGTTGGTGCTTTTCCATCCACCGAATCCAACTCCAGCTTCTAGGAGGAGCAGTAGTCATGCTTTTTGATGTTGCTCTTGTGTTTTCCCATGGTTAATGAGATATAGGGTAGGGTTTCCTTGGGTTGGAATGTTTTCTGTTTGGGCTGAGTTCCTGGGCCTTAGAGATGACTCTTTGTGTACAAGATGTAATGTTTTGCTCTATGGGCCATAAAATGCAACTatgcaattgaaaaaaaaaaggagcgaCCAATTTCAACTTCATATAGAAACATGCACTTTTTTTTTGCAAGAATTTGTAAAACTGGGCCTCCATGAAAGCTACTAAATAAAGGAATTGGGCTCTTGCCGAGTGAGGCCCAATAGGCCCATATTGGAAAACCGAAGCGCATTATCTCTTAAAACTAACTTATGTGGCAGTCTAAAACCCTAAGCCCCAGCTCTGGTCATTGTGTTGCTTCTCCTGGTATCTGCATTGGACGTCTCCTTTTCTTTGGTTGGTAAAAgagaaaatggtgaagaagaagCAGAAGCAAAAGATAGTGTTGCCACCGGCGTTGCCGCCGGAGATATCTGAGGATGAAATTGAGGTCTCTGATGAGGACTTGCAATTCGTCAATGAGAACAGAGATTATGCTGGCTTTGTTTCTCGCTTGGACACCGATACCATCACCAGGTACTACCTCCTCTTCACtgccctctctccctctctctctctctctctctcttcgatTTGACATTGTTTTGTGTCCCAAGGCATGTTTCTCGCGTTGCTGATTTAGAAGGAGATGATTTAGAAGCAGCGTATGAGAAGCGGCTGGGGAGGAAGTCACAGCAGAAACAGGAGGAGGAAGTGCGGCTTCAAGTTGATCCTGTTGATGCTCTTCCTGTAAAGACTTTAGATGGAAAACTTTACTATCGgacttgtaattttttttttctctcatctGTTTTTAGTTActattctttaatttcttttcgtCGCTTAATTGTTGCGTTTGATTATAAGGGGATAATGTTGTTATGTGAACCAGTGTCCAATACATCAGAAAAATCTGAAAATGGTCGGGACGCAGATGATGAGAAGGGTGATTCCGGCGCTGATAAGGGTATAGTGAGACTGACGAAAGCAGAAAGGAGGGCAAAGCTGAAAAAAAGcaagaaagaggcaaagaaaCAAGGGAAGGAGTTGGGGAAGACAGAAGAAGTGCAAGAAACCCCACAAGCCGCTGTGCTGGTATTGTCTGATTGGAGTTGCTATGCAGTGATTGCGGTCTTGTTTTTTAACCTTAATATGAAAATAATTTCAGTGTTCTGAATCCtgatagaaaattatttttttgtaaATAAAATCAAAAGGCTCTAAATGTGAGAGGCCTTTATAATTTACTGGTCTTATATAGAAGGATGAGTAATCTTGCTTCACTTGCAAGTTCACTTGATCCTTTTCTAGGATTTTATATAGTCATAACAAGCACAACATCTGTGTTTACGTGTTCTCACGTTACTTACACTTAAACACTTAGAGCTCTATTATATTGTAATGTTTCCTTAACTTATTATTCTATACAGTTATCCCTAAACCTTAAAGCAATGGAGTTATTGCTTCAGCAAAACCTGTGCATTTCTTTCTCATGCAGAAACCTATGCAACATTGTGCATGATTTTCTCCTCCTTTTTTCTTGCACGTGCCAAAAGGACATGGGATTTATAAATAGGTGTCTGTTGATTTTTTTGTTACTTATAGCATTCCATTTATCTTATCTATTTTGTTCCATCAGTGttgttcttgttttttttttttttgagcggGCAACAGAAATCTCTTATCCATTTATTTTGTGCATCTCATAAAACACAATGCACTCTTTTATTTAGGCCAAGGTGAAAGAAGATCTCACTGCTGAAGAAGTGTTTGAAAACAAGAAGCTTAAATTAGCAGAGCTGGGCATCGCATTGCTGGCAGATCCAGAGTCGAATATAAAAACTCTGAAAGAGATGTTGCAATTCTGTAAAGATGATGATCATGCTATTGTCAAACTTGCATTGTTATCGTTGTTAGCTGTTTTTAAAGACATTATTCCAGGGTAAGATGCCTGCATTTTTTTAATTATGCTtcttaactctctctctctctctctctctctctctctctctcacgtgCGCGTGCGAATGTAATATCTCATATTTCTTTCAAATGCACATGACAGCTACCGGATTAGGCTTCCTACTGAGAAGGAGCTAGAAATGAAAGTTTCCAAGGATGTTAAGAAGTTGCGGTACCATGAATCAACACTTCTGTCTGCATACAAGGTTTAACTTTGTGCTCTTTTTCTATGAAGAACTGTTAATTTCATTTATTGATTTCTCTTAATGCACCTGGGCTCTCTATTCCTTTAATTTGCATCCTTTACAAGTATCCAAAATAATGGAGCTCTTCTATTGATAAGTTGGATTATCTCCATGTCTCTGCATTTAGTTTCAAATACCCTAATGTTTACCTTTGCCTTCCCCCCTGCAATATTTACTCTGTAAGGATTttgatttactttttttttcctttgaaatCATATTGACAGGTTTACTTGCAGAAGCTGATGGTATTAGAGAAACGGTCCAAGTACCAGCATGTGGCTGTTCGCTGCATTTGTACTTTGCTTGAAGCAGCTCCCCACTTCAACTTCTGTGAAAATTTGTTAGGTGCTGTGGTTGAAAACATAGGTTCTTCAGATGACGTTATAAGGTTTTGCTATAGTTATCTTCCTTTTCCTGTGCATTTTCAGAACTTGCTGTTCTAAAATATTTGGTGGAGGGGGTTTCAAGGTGGAGGCCCCTAAAGAAGCAATATGAAGATTTCTGTTGAAATATTAAAGGAAAACCATAATTActgttattatagttattttaACTGATTGTGTCTGTCAATTCCTTTAGCAAATTACTATATTCTAGTAAGGTTAGGCTGTTGTTACAAAAATCCACACATTATCTACCCTTATCTTGTATTAGTCCAAAAAGTAATTGTGCAGCTAATATTGAAGTTACGTTTACTTGCCTTTATAAAAGGTCAATCTTTCATTGGTATGTTCATTTCCCATGTGATAATTGTACTGTAATTATGCTTCTTCAACCACCTAGGTCATTAATGCTTCTTCTTAATACTTTTGGCTTTGTCTATGGCTTTGGTTCAATTATGTTCACACTATTTTTTAACAGGAAACTTTGTTGTGCTACTATTAAGTCACTTTTTACCAGCGAGGGAAAGCACGGTGGTCAAGCTACTGTAGAGGCTGTTCGGTTAATAGCTGATCATGTTAAAGCTCATGATTGTCAATTGCATCCGGATTCTGTTGAGGTACAATAAATTTTTCCTAGCTGTTTTAAAATGTTATGTAATTCCCGTGAGAACCTGAAATTATTTACTTTAACCTAATCTTGGAGAAGTAATACAATTGATGTGTTTAGCTTAGGCTCTCTTGACTCTGCTTTTTAATAGAAGTCCAATTTTCAAAACGTTTTAGTGTATTGCTTAAATATTTCATGCCCTCTGCTGAAGATAAAAGTATTAGTGGAAATGCATCAACTATGCATCGCAGCTTCCCAGAGAATTTGCTATCCTAGGCTTAGGTACTTATTTGACTCAAGTTCAATGGATTTATCATTATCGCTTGACACATGTATAATGTCTTTGACAAATTGTCACACACCATTTATGCAGGTTTATGCATCTTATGGAATATTTCATTCCATTATGTTACGATCCCCTGCAAGAAAATTTTGTGTCCCACATCGAAAATATGGGATTTTAATGTGGGGTATATATGGATTTAGGCTCTCCCGCCTCAATAGCTAGCTTTTGGGGTGTCGTTCTCCTAAGTTCGTATCAATGGTATTAGAGCTGGCTCCATCTTGCGAGACCTAACACTCAGAGTGGTGGCCCATAGAGTGGTGGCTCATGTAGTGGTGGCCTATACCCAATTTGTAAGGGTCGGTGGTGCAATGTGTATAGTTCTAGCCGTGATCAACGTGACCGTGACTAATGAAGATATTGGTTCTCCAAGCGTGGGGTATTGTTATAATCCATTGCAAGAAAAACTTATGTCCCACATCAAAAGTATGGGATTTCTGTGTGGGGTATATATGGACTTGGGCTCCCCCACCTCAATAGCTAGCTTTTGGGGTGTCGTTCTCCTAAGTTCATATCATATTCTTTGCATGGATGAATATGGTGGACACAAATTTGATGTGTTCATCGTGCTGAACTTACATGGCAAGAATGCCATTTACCAGGCACCATTCCACAAATTGTACTACACTACTATTAATGTGGTTGAAAAGATGATGGCGTATTAACCACCTCTTCATTCACTAGAGAGGATAAAAGTGTGTGTATGTATTTGTTGCACTAGATAATTCAGTATTTAGGTTGAAATTTTTCCAGCTCTACTAAAAATAGTTAGAACATTTGTACTCTTTTTCCTTCTTGTTTTCTTTTTGGTATTTTGTTTACCCGCTTATTGCATTGGTTAATACACTATCAGGTATTGTTGTCATTGTCCTTTGATGAAGATCTTGGAAAGGCTGAAGAAGAGgacaaggaaaataaatttagaaacaagaaaagcaagaagagaaagaataatgagGAGCCAAGTCAATTACAAGAAAATGATAGAAAAAAAAGTAGGAAAGAACTGTTGACAAAAATGAGGGAGGAGGTATGTGCTGTTATTTATAATTTGATATCTTGATGTTGTTTGTTTTCCGGTTATAATGGTCATGATATTGGCTTTAAACAGGTTGCTGCTGATTATAAGGCTGCTGCTTTTACCACAGATGTTAAGGAACAGAAAAGGATGCAATCAGAGACACTTTCTGCTGTCTTTGAGACATATTTTCGCATCTTGAAGCATACCATGCTGTCAACCACAGACAGGTTTGTTCTTAGATTATATATTGGCTGTTAAGAGTGAGGTTAGATGCGTAGCTTGGTTTTTTGTGATAAAAAAGAAAGGGGATCTTGCTACTTTATGCAGCCTTCTATTGCTGATCTCATTTTATGGCATCAATACATGCAACTTGTTTAGAGAAACTACAATTTCTTGAATTTAATTTAGCATGGCTGTTTAATGTATAACAGAAACTTCAAGAGTGGATAGTCCAGAAGAAATCTAGCAATAGAATACGTATCTAATTGAGAAGTGCTTTATTTGCCATTCTCTTGGTtagaaattcatttacaaattatttgtttatttacTCGTCAATTTTTCttgcaaattttttttattgttccAGTCCTGAAGCGAATGATAATTTAGTTGCCAATGCAACTGGGGCCCA
Above is a genomic segment from Hevea brasiliensis isolate MT/VB/25A 57/8 chromosome 17, ASM3005281v1, whole genome shotgun sequence containing:
- the LOC110646377 gene encoding nucleolar complex-associated protein 3 — protein: MVKKKQKQKIVLPPALPPEISEDEIEVSDEDLQFVNENRDYAGFVSRLDTDTITRHVSRVADLEGDDLEAAYEKRLGRKSQQKQEEEVRLQVDPVDALPVKTLDGKLYYRTLSNTSEKSENGRDADDEKGDSGADKGIVRLTKAERRAKLKKSKKEAKKQGKELGKTEEVQETPQAAVLAKVKEDLTAEEVFENKKLKLAELGIALLADPESNIKTLKEMLQFCKDDDHAIVKLALLSLLAVFKDIIPGYRIRLPTEKELEMKVSKDVKKLRYHESTLLSAYKVYLQKLMVLEKRSKYQHVAVRCICTLLEAAPHFNFCENLLGAVVENIGSSDDVIRKLCCATIKSLFTSEGKHGGQATVEAVRLIADHVKAHDCQLHPDSVEVLLSLSFDEDLGKAEEEDKENKFRNKKSKKRKNNEEPSQLQENDRKKSRKELLTKMREEVAADYKAAAFTTDVKEQKRMQSETLSAVFETYFRILKHTMLSTTDSPEANDNLVANATGAHPLLAPCLNGLGKFSHLIDLDYIGDLMNYLKKLAGGDTNSNSSSERSSKYLTVSERLQCCIVAFKVMKSNLDALNVDLQGFFVLLYNLILEYRPGRDQGEVLAEALKIMLCEDRQHDMQKAAAFVKRLATFSLCFGSAESMAALVTLKYLLQKNVKCRNLLENDAGGGSVSGFVAKYQPYASDPNLSGALASVLWELNLLCKHYHPAVSTMASSISSMSTSHNQVYLSSISPQQAFTDLSLERELLNPKYDIRKSNSKRKKGSSKMTGGFGSSLDTSSADEDELKKKLSDHFVLLRDFKENGRLRSELERTTLALQLYDEYKKQKKKNRKA